The DNA sequence GTTCCGGCGCCGGAAACCGCCCACGCCATCAGAGCAGGCGTCGACGAAGCCCTGAAATGCAAAGAAACGGGAGAGGAAAAGTGTATCGTGATCGCCTTCAGCGGCCACGGCTTTCTGGATCTGGCGGCCTACGACAACTTTATCGGGGGAAATTTAATAGACTTCGAATATCCGGACTCGAAGATTCAGGAGGCCATCGCCGCCATCCCGAAATTCCCCGGTTAAAACCTCTAAAAGGTCTTACCTAGTGCGGTCCCCGAAGCGTTCCGGTTTCCGATCGATAGCGCACACCGCCGATGTGGGTTTCAAACTGTACGGCGAAACCTTGGCGGATATATTTGTCCAAGGGGCTCATGCCCTCTACGGAATGATGGTTGACCGCCGCCGCCTGCGCGCGCTCGAGAGCCGGATGGTGGCGGTCGATGCTCCGGATCGGGAGGCCCTCCTCATAGCCTGGCTCAATCACCTGCTCTATCTTTTCGATACCACAGGGTTTCTCGGCAAACAAATAGACATCCTGGATCTTTCGGATGTCAATTTAGGGGCGCGTATGCAGGGGGAAAAACTGGATCCAGAACGCCATGACCTAAAAACCGGCGTCAAGGCCGCTACTTATCATAAGTTAGCGGTGCGGCAGACCCAGGCGGGATGGGAGGCGACCGTCATCTTCGACTTGTAGCGATACAAAATTGTCAGAAAACGGGGGCAGACATTTATGGCAAGCATACCTGTCTGCCCCCGTTTTCTCCCTCTTACCCCTTGAAAATCTGACTTATTAGCTATACCTTACATAGAATATAAAGTTGCTGGGGGCGAATGTAAGAGTCGCCCCGACGGATGGGGCTACGGATGCCAGAGGGCGGGAAAGTAGAACGCATCCCGCCTTCGGGAATGCTCCGATAGATACCAAGATCATTGATAGCATTGACCAGCGATTGAAGGGTTGTTGGGTCCTGGGTGCTCTATGAGTGTTGGAATTAAGCTTCGACAGTTAGATGCCTATCGGTGGGAGATTCCCCAGGAAGGCAAGATGCGCACCCGCGGCCTCATCTTCTGTGCAGCCGAAATGATACCGGCCCTGCGCCAGGATCAGAGCCTGCAGCAGGTGGCCAATGTGGCGACACTGCCTGGCATTGTAGGACCTTCCCTGGCCATGCCGGACATCCACTGGGGATATGGCTTTCCCATCGGGGGGGTGGCGGCCTTTGATCTAGCGACAGGCGTGGTTTCACCCGGCGGGGTCGGCTATGATATCAACTGCGGCGTCCGGCTGCTGCGAACCGATCTGCATCGGTCGGAGATAGCCGGCCTGGTCCAGGAGCTGGTTGACACCCTATTTAGTAATATCCCTTCCGGTCTGGGCTCCCGGCGCCGGGATTTTAAACTGGCGCCCCCCACTCTGAAAGATGTCCTGCGCTACGGAGCTGCCTGGGCAGTAAAAAACGGCTTCGGAAACGCCGATGACCTGTTGCACATCGAAGCCGGCGGTTGTATTAAAGGCGCTGACCCGGAACTGATTTCGGGCCAGGCCCTGGAGCGGGGACATGATCAGCTCGGCACCCTGGGCTCCGGTAACCATTTTACTGAAATCGGCTACGTGCAAGAGATATTTGATGAAACATTGGCTCGGGCATTGGGTGTCTTCTTGGATCAGGTGACGGTGATCATCCATACCGGCTCCCGGGGATTGGGTCATCAGGTCTGCGACGACCACATTAAGAAGCTGCTGCAGGCCTCCACTAAATACGGCTTCGACCTGCCCGACCGGCAGTTGTGCTGCGCTCCCATCCAATCGCCGGAAGGGGAGGAGTATCTTGCCGCCATGGCCGCGGCGGCCAATTTCGCTTTTGCCAATCGACAGATCATCACCCACTGGGTACGGGAGACTTTTCAGCAGGTTCTCGGCCTGGGTCCCAAAGCACTGGGACTGGAACTGGTGTACGATGTGGCTCATAATATCGCCAAGATTGAGACCCACACAGTGAATGGCAGGCCGCAGAAACTCTGCGTGCACCGCAAAGGCGCCACCCGAGCCTTTCCGGCACATCACCCCGAGGTTCCGGCGCTCTATCAGGAGACTGGCCAACCGGTGCTGATTCCGGGTGATATGGGGCGCTACTCCTATCTGTTGGTGGGTACCCAGCAGGCCATGGAGGAGACCTTCGGCAGCACCTGCCACGGCGCCGGGCGGATTCTCAGCCGCCATCAGGCCCTCAAGAGGGCTCGGGGCCGCTCTATCGTCAAGGAACTGGCAGCACAAGGAATTATCATCCGAGGTGCCGGTAAGGGCACGGTGGCCGAAGAGATCCCGGAGGCCTATAAAGACGTGGAGCAGGTCGTGGAAGTGGTACACGGCGCTGGCATAAGCCGCAAGGTGGCCAAATTGCATCCTTTAGGGGTAATAAAAGGATAACGGATTCGAGCAAAATTTTAACAGGGCGGATTAACAGGAAGTATTGGTATATAAGCCTGGCCGGTCGTAAATATTGTATTGACAAGATAAATTATTAACAGATATATTCCACTTTTATGTAAAATTTGGGGAACTGTATGTTTGACCGTCTGTCCGATAAGCTGGGAAAGGTCTTTAAGAAATTAAAAGGCCACGGCAAGCTTACCGAGGCCAATATTCAGGAGGCCTTGCGAGAGGTTCGGTTGGCCCTCCTGGAGGCGGACGTTC is a window from the Desulfobacca acetoxidans DSM 11109 genome containing:
- a CDS encoding archease, whose product is MRSPKRSGFRSIAHTADVGFKLYGETLADIFVQGAHALYGMMVDRRRLRALESRMVAVDAPDREALLIAWLNHLLYLFDTTGFLGKQIDILDLSDVNLGARMQGEKLDPERHDLKTGVKAATYHKLAVRQTQAGWEATVIFDL
- a CDS encoding RtcB family protein; the protein is MSVGIKLRQLDAYRWEIPQEGKMRTRGLIFCAAEMIPALRQDQSLQQVANVATLPGIVGPSLAMPDIHWGYGFPIGGVAAFDLATGVVSPGGVGYDINCGVRLLRTDLHRSEIAGLVQELVDTLFSNIPSGLGSRRRDFKLAPPTLKDVLRYGAAWAVKNGFGNADDLLHIEAGGCIKGADPELISGQALERGHDQLGTLGSGNHFTEIGYVQEIFDETLARALGVFLDQVTVIIHTGSRGLGHQVCDDHIKKLLQASTKYGFDLPDRQLCCAPIQSPEGEEYLAAMAAAANFAFANRQIITHWVRETFQQVLGLGPKALGLELVYDVAHNIAKIETHTVNGRPQKLCVHRKGATRAFPAHHPEVPALYQETGQPVLIPGDMGRYSYLLVGTQQAMEETFGSTCHGAGRILSRHQALKRARGRSIVKELAAQGIIIRGAGKGTVAEEIPEAYKDVEQVVEVVHGAGISRKVAKLHPLGVIKG